The stretch of DNA AATTATCATTGCATTTGTTATTAGTTTTGTTGCTTTAGCAGAACTTGCCGATCGTTTAATCCATTTAATTACAGGAGGAATCGGTCATCTGTTCCATCTTAAAGGAAGCTTTGGTTTAGACCAAATTTTAGGTGTCTTCATGTGGCCATTTGCACTATTACTGGGCTTACCGATTGATGAAGCTTGGGTAGTGGCACAACAAATGGCGAAGAAAATTGTGACTAATGAGTTTGTTGTCATGGGACAAATTGCTGGAGAAGTCAATGATTATGCGCCACATCGTCGCGCAGTGATTTCGACTTTCTTAGTCTCATTTGCGAACTTCTCTACATTAGGTATGATTATCGGTACATTAAAAGGGATTGTTCAAGAAAAAACGTCGGACATTATTTCAAAGTATGTACCAATGATGTTGTTAGCAGGGATTTTAGTTTCATTGTTAACAGCGAGTTTTGTCGGTTTATTCGCATGGTAAAATTAATCCGTATGTGTGACGGATGTTAATAAGGAGGAGAATCTGTATCGCAATGATGCGGGTTCTCTTCTTTTATTGGTTTTAGGGATAGGCTAAGGATTGCTATTATGATAATGAAAGATTGGAAAGCGAGCGCTTATCTTACACGTTGATGGGGTGTCGCTACAAAATCAGTTGGACGTATTCGATGTTTGATTGCGTATAAAAAAGCAGCCCAGCGATTGCTGAACTGCCTTAGACGGGAAATGAATAATTTAGATTGATATTCGAGCAAGATATCAATCTCGAGCAAAAATCTCTTTTATTATAAAACACAAAGGAGATGGCCTCTTGTTGACTAGATGACTAGCAACAAATAAGGTAATTCATATTATACACGAGTCATAGCAAAAAGTAAACGAAATATTCAGAAATTTAAAATTTTCAGTCTATCTTTATATGTGTAGACGAAAATCAAGGGTACGTTTTGTGTAAAAGATATGATAGTATGGCATATGATAAGATTGAAATAAAAAATGAAAAGGGGGAATGACGGGGTGAATCGAACAATAAGAGATTTAATATTAGTCGTGATAGGCTCATTTATATTTGCAGTAGGGGTGAACGCATTTGTGATTGCAGGTGATCTCGGTGAAGGGGGTGTGACGGGGTTAGCCATTGTTTTATACTACGCATTCCATTGGTCACCCGCCATTGTTAACTTTGTTGTTAATGCCATCTTGATTGCAATCGGCTATAAGTTTTTAAGTAAACGGAGCATGTATTTAACAATTGTAGCTACTGTATTAATCTCATTGTTTCTAAGTTTAACCGCATCTTGGGCAGTGAAAACGGAAGATATTATTATCAACGCTGTTTTCGGAGGTTTTTCAATCGGTTTAGGTATCGGTGTGATTGTATTGGCAGGGGGGACAACAGCAGGAACGACCATCTTAGCACGGATTGCCAATAAATATTTGGATGTGAGCACACCATACGCATTACTCTTTTTTGATTTAATTGTCGTTGTCATTTCTTTAACTGTGATACCGTTAGATCGTGCACTTTTAACGATTATTAGTCTTTATATTGGTACGAAAGTGATGGACTTTGTTATTGAAGGATTAAATCCTAAGAAAGCAGTGACAATTATTTCAAAATCACCGGACCGTATTGCAAAAATGATAGATGAAGATATTGGGCGAGGTATTACGATTTTGAACGGCAGAGGGTATTTCTCGAAACAAGAAACGGATGTACTTTATGCGGTCATTAGCAAGACCCAATTATCACGAACGAAACGAATGATTCGTAAAATTGATAGCAATGCATTTGTTGTTGTGCATGATGTACGCGATGTTTATGGTAACGGTTTTTTAGTTGAAGACTAGGATGTACTGCAAAGGGAAATGAATCATGAGACGCGCTATGAAGAATTGGATGAGGACCATTTCTTCATAGCTTTTTTAGTTGTAGAGCAGTTGAGCCGGGCGTGTGTTCATAGTCGCTTTTGAGGGTCATTAGTGCGGAGTAAGGGATGGTTTTGTGAACACGCGCTTGATTTACGGTTAGAAATATTTTTCAAATAATGATATACTGTCGTTAAATATGATAATGATTATCAATTGCACAAAATAATTGGGAATGAATGACATGCGCATGATGCATTTTCATGCATGCATACAGGAACGACTTTGTACAAGGCGCATATATAAAGTGCGTAATCGTTTTAAGAAAGAAGGATGACGATGAATAGATTAATAGGGAAAGATGTCACAATCGGTTATGGTGACCGTGTTATTGTTGATCGTTTGAATGTCGCAATACCAGATGGTGCGATTACTTCAATCATTGGACCGAATGGATGTGGCAAATCGACTTTACTCAAAGCACTTTCTCGATTATTGAATACCAAAAGTGGAGAAATTTGTTTAGATGGTAAGAATATCCATGTTCAATCAACGAAAGAAATTGCTAAAAAAATTGCAATATTACCTCAATCGCCTGACGTTTCAGATGGATTGACGGCTGGAGAGCTTGTGTCATATGGACGTTTTCCTCATCAAAAAGGATTCGGTCGTTTAAATGAAGAAGATAAAAAGGCGATTGATTGGGCGATGCGTGTGACGGGAACGATTGATTTTAAACACCGTGCCGTGAATGATTTAAGTGGAGGTCAACGTCAACGTGTATGGATTGCGATGGCGCTAGCGCAAAAGACGGATATCATTTTTCTCGATGAGCCAACAACTTATTTAGATATTTCACATCAGCTTGAAATTTTAGAGCTCGTTCAAGAACTGAATGAGAAACAAGGAACGACGATTATTATGGTCCTACATGATATCAATCAAGCGATTCGCTTTTCAGATCATTTGATTGCGATGAAAAATGGTGCGATTGTTAAACAAGGAGAGACACATGAAGTGCTCACAAATGAAATTTTAGAACAAGTCTTTAATATTGATGCAGAATTAAGTACAGATCCACGTACAGGAAAGCCCATGTTGATTACTTATAATTTATTATGTAAGCATTACGAGAAGGCTTAAGTCATACGTAATAAAAGTTCAGGCAACAGAGGATAGGTTATCTGTGGCGCGTATGCGACAGCTATTTTTTGGACTACCATATAACGTGTTATTCATGAGATGGGCGCTGAATCTGACGCACTTCATCAATTTCAACCTCTAGAATAGAAGTTTATTTGTAAAAAATATGTTAAAATAATCTTTGCAATGAATTATTTGATATAATTGAACTTAATGTGATTGACCAATCTGAAATTTTTTTCTTAATATGTTAAAATAAGGTCGATTGGATAATGGCACATTCAGGAGGACGAGCCATGCAAGATTTAATAAAGAGACATGTCTTAAACGGCGAATTTGATGCAGTGAAGAACTTAATGTCTGCGACTGATTTTTTAGAGTTTGAAGAAGCGTATATCTCCAGTGCGTATGAGGAAGAAAGTGTGATGTATTATACTTGTCTCCTCGATATGATAAAAGACAAAGAGACAAGTGAAATTCATGATTTAGCATTTTTACTTCTTGTATATCCATTGAGTGATGTGCCAGGTGCATTAGAGTCTGCATATTATCATGCCGAAGCTTCAATTGATTTAACTGAAGGCAAAGAAGTGAAGAGCTTGTTACAGATGTTGTTGTTACACGCGATTCCAGAACCAGTCATTTCTGATAAAAAAGCTTTTCAGATTTCGAAACAGATTTTAAAGCTTGATCCGAGCAACAAGGTCGCGCGCAATGTATTAAAAGATACAGCGAAACGTATGGATCAAGTTGTCGTTGACTTTGAACAGTTGAATCACTATAAAGACGCATAATGTCAAAACAAAAAACCATTCGATACCGATGCCGTATCGAGTGGTTTTTAATGTTTGCGGGAGCAGTGCAGCTTACAAAGAGCGATTACAATTCGTTCAATGTCAATATAAGTCTAGAAATCAAATTGTAGGCATCATGTTTTTCTATATCTATTTAATTTCAGTTTGTGTATAATGAATAAGTTCGATGATGGAGGGAGAGGGAT from Staphylococcus lutrae encodes:
- a CDS encoding YitT family protein, encoding MNRTIRDLILVVIGSFIFAVGVNAFVIAGDLGEGGVTGLAIVLYYAFHWSPAIVNFVVNAILIAIGYKFLSKRSMYLTIVATVLISLFLSLTASWAVKTEDIIINAVFGGFSIGLGIGVIVLAGGTTAGTTILARIANKYLDVSTPYALLFFDLIVVVISLTVIPLDRALLTIISLYIGTKVMDFVIEGLNPKKAVTIISKSPDRIAKMIDEDIGRGITILNGRGYFSKQETDVLYAVISKTQLSRTKRMIRKIDSNAFVVVHDVRDVYGNGFLVED
- a CDS encoding ABC transporter ATP-binding protein, with protein sequence MNRLIGKDVTIGYGDRVIVDRLNVAIPDGAITSIIGPNGCGKSTLLKALSRLLNTKSGEICLDGKNIHVQSTKEIAKKIAILPQSPDVSDGLTAGELVSYGRFPHQKGFGRLNEEDKKAIDWAMRVTGTIDFKHRAVNDLSGGQRQRVWIAMALAQKTDIIFLDEPTTYLDISHQLEILELVQELNEKQGTTIIMVLHDINQAIRFSDHLIAMKNGAIVKQGETHEVLTNEILEQVFNIDAELSTDPRTGKPMLITYNLLCKHYEKA